From the genome of Diorhabda carinulata isolate Delta chromosome 2, icDioCari1.1, whole genome shotgun sequence:
agtgtaattttgagtgttggtgtagtggtagtgtaagcAGTGTGTTCAGAACTTCatactatatatatactatacaaTACACATACTAACCTCTAACCTAGGTATTTACCAACGTACTTGCAATTCAAGAAAAAACATGgtgtttgaattaatatttacaaGCATAAATCTTCGGCCAgttaattatatgaaaaagtgaatattatatacaatttattcCCTTAGCTAGttatgaattcaaattataattttatatgttCATAAATCTCTCATGGAAGAATGTATATTCAGAACATATTCCGAACAAAGCATGCGCATTTGACACGTTCAGAAGATATTCAGAGTACATTCGGAATGTATTCAAATTACCTACCTCGaacaaagttaattatttataaacatcgAGTTATATTAAGTAATGTGATTATTACTATTACAATTTCTTGATACGATGCTTGATTTATCTGGTAGCGGACACAATTTGACTttgttgattaaataaaaatgtatatgtaGGTATATTTACTAGTTTATTTATAGTGAATATTATTCACATCCCTTATAGTAATAACCTTTACCAAAACAATAGGCGGCGACAGCCGATCTAGTGGTCGTGCTGCTTCGTCTGTTCCGATCCAGTGAACAATCTGCTTAAATCTTAATTTCTTGCAGTTTCCCGCTTTTATGTGAATATCTTCGTATgtcattattatgaaataacaaaattattagagTGAGACTTGTTAGTCATTAGATAACTTCAATAAAATGtgatgaatattaaatttttatgaattaaaaataaccctaaatgttatataatatatttatagtttttactaGAAAATTCTGAATACTAATGAGACTACTGTTACGCACGTCATTAATGTTGCATACCTATACAGACATATGTAAGAAAAAACGTTCTTAATAcctaatagtttttattaattacaaattaaCTCTCACGAGCTTggaaaaatagtaataattattttcgcaaataattcattgaaattgTATGTTGAAAGTTACtttgagagaaaaaattatatatatgatATCTAAGATTGCAGTGACgcaataaaaacttatttaacagatttcactttttcatatttcaatactAATATCGCTGAAATGTAATATGGAAGCAAATATCTATCAGCAAATTAATTCCATGAGAGAAATTACTTCTGCTGATATAACCGTGtcacataaattattaatagttatGAGTATACATACtcacaaaatacaaaaaaatgtttgaggTTAGGTTCAGAGATTTCGATATTTCCCGAAGTTTTATTCTCAGTATAGTCCATTCATAAGTATAGTACGGTGACAATTGGAGCTTTAGGGAAATAAGTTTTTGATAGTTGGTGACATTGTGTTTAACTGTCTAAAATGATGTtgttgaatgaaattatttatcgattgcttgaaatttaatattcgtTTAATGatacttaataatttttaatataatattcatttaaatttatttaatcttttattttatcaataacgaaattttttagGTGGAATTTCCTAATAATTGTGAGCATTTCAGGGTTTATTGATTGGAACTTTAGGGAAATAAGTTTTTGATAGTTGGTAACATTGTGTTTAACTGTCTAATCATTGTAGGGTTTCCAACTTAAgagttttttctcaaatttaggGGGAAATGTGATGTTTTTAGGGgatttttataacttcaaatactaatttttttttgttttaaattatttaatgtaatatgtatgattttaaaaaaatcagaatctgAAGACAGTTTTCGATAATttacgaataaaaaatttgaaaaaaatgatgttgttgaatgaaattatttatcgattgcttgaaatttattattcttttaatgatatttaataatttttaatataatattcgtttaaacttatttaatcttttattttatcaataacaaaactttttagGTGGAATTTCCTAATAATTGTGAGCATTTCAGGGTTTATTGATTGGAACTTTAGGGAAATAAGTTTTTGATAGTTGGTAACATTGTGTTTAACTGTCTAATCATTGTAGGGTTTCCAACTTAAgagttttttctcaaatttaggGGGAAATGTGATGTTTTTAGGGgatttttataacttcaaatactaattttttttgttttaaattatttaatgtaatatgtatgattttaaaaaaatcagaatctgAAGACAGTTTTCGATAATTTACGaataaagaatttgaaaaaaatgatgttgttgaatgaaattatttatcgattgcttgaaatttattattcttttaatgatatttaataatttttaatataatattcgtttaaacttatttaatcttttattttatcaataacaaaactttttagGTGGAATTTCCTAATAATTGTGAGCATTTCAGGGTTTATTGATTGGAACTTTAGGGAAATAAGTTTTTGATAGTTGGTAACATTGTGTTTAACTGTCTAATCATTGTAGGGTTTCCAACTTAAgagttttttctcaaatttaggGGGAAATGTGATGTTTTTAGGGgatttttataacttcaaatactaacttttttttgttttaaattatttaatgtaatatgtatgattttaaaaaaatcagaatctgAAGACAGTTTTCGATAATTTACGaataaagaatttgaaaaaaatgatgttgttgaatgaaattatttatcgattgcttgaaatttattattcttttaatgatatttaataatttttaatataatattcgtttaaacttatttaatcttttattttatcaataacgAAACTTTTTAAGGggaatttccaaataattgtGGGCATTTCAGGGTTTATTGATTGGAGCTTTAGGGAAATAAGTTTTTGATAGTTGGTAACATTGTAATTAACCGTTCGTCGTGAATCATCCCAGCTGTCAAATTATTGAAAGACaattattaccaaaaaaataaaaaattattgatatcaatttaatttaccacgtaaatatatttttttctacactcAAATAAAATACGATTTGATACTTAATTAAAGAATGTCTCTTCTTTGGCTGGTAATTTCTCTTTTATTATACTCGTCCAACATTGAGGTTACTTCCATCCGTTCTTCGGCTATATGTTGAATATTGGCCAACAGATCTGGATACGGATTGATCGCCTTAACGAAATCCTTCTGATCCAGCCTGTATATTTCGGAAACTTCGACGGCTACCACCGAAGCTATCCGAAACGTATTTTTGATCAGCAACGCTATTTCCCCGAAATGGGCGCCGTCTTCGAGATGACAAACCTCCTTTCCGGATTTCGTGTATATCGCCACGGTACCGGTCGATATGAAATACATACTAACGCCCGGCGTATTCGCTCTTATTATAACGTCGTTTACGAGGAACACTTCTATTTTCAAACACGAAATTATTCTTACTAATAAATTTAAAGGCAAATTTCTGAAAAACGTCACGTTCTCCACCAACTTTTTGCAAGCGTGCATATTCATTTCTTGTCGCAGTTGTtcggatatcgtcgataaaatttcgttttctctaaaatatttcttttggaatttgaattcGTAGTAAGTTAAAATTCTAGCGCGCATCTGCGTCGGTAATTGTTTGTGTCTCATGTATTCTTTGAGCTGCCTTTCCATGGCGTCGTATTTCAAAGCCGAAGACGTTTTTCCGGTATTTATTTCCATGATCATCgctaaaatatatatacagaaCAAACTGGATCCGTACCAtacgaaataaattaatataatttctaattcGGTTTTCGGTATAGTTTTGCCGTATCCCGAATTGTAAAGTAATAAGGATTTGTGATGCAGCGAATTTATGTATTTAATCCAGGCTACGTCGTTGAGGTGGTAACCCGTTTCGGAGGTATCGTAGAACGCTTCGAATCTATTGTAATAGACAATATTCGACCTTATGAATTCAATAACGCAACACATCACGTGCCAAAACAAAATCGTATACACTATTACCATCGCGGtcatataattaaaatgattaatttgaaaatagttggCTAATATTTTCGAATACGCCGTAAATGTCCTTATCAATAAAAACCTGAAGATAGTTATCCACAAAATGATGGCCATCTGTTTggtattcattttataaaaaatatcgacgTACGTCGGGAAGGAAGACAGTACGTCGGGTATAAGATTGGTccttaaataatgtttaaaaattgacGGGAAATCCAACATGACCTTTTGCATCGGTTCGTCGTAGAAACCCGTAAAAAAGTTCATCAATACGTTCAGTATTAGAAAAGAATCGAAAAACAGTCGGAATATATTCAAAATGGGATCGAAAGAAAAATTAGGATCTCGAAAATCGAATAGAATGTACAAAAACGAAGTTATTACGAACTGATACAATATAACCACCATCATAATTCCAGCCCAAACGATTCTGCCTAAACTAAACGGATGTATGGCGTAAGGATAAAACTTCAATTGTCTTCTTCTTTCCGCCGAAATGGCGCCGAAACTTCTCAAATGGTGGGTGTACAATTTGCTCGTTTCGGAAACGACTCTCATTCTGACCAACCATCGTCTAAATCGAGCCAAAAGTGAATCTCCGGGGGCGTATTCGATATCGTAATCGTCCGATATTCCTTCTAACGTACAATCGTGTCcataattcaaaaatgtttttttaattcccGATTTAGTAGCGCTGtgtattttatgtaaattcTTCGGGCCCGATACGACGATATGTCTTCTTGAATTACGTTTAAACATCGTTATTAGCTAATTGCTTTTCGAGGAGCAAATACTCACGGTAGctgaaactataaaaaatatacttcaatactttttgtttttctatttgaaatattaaaggGTCGTGTTTCGAAAGTTTCCGACCAAACGAACAAGAAACGCCACGTTCTAATCCCAATTCGTTTGGACCGCGACCGGTTCGGATTTTTCACCTATTTTAATGGAAAACTTCAAGAAAATGACTGTAGGATGTACATAAGGTAGATCGTAACCAAATATTTCTGT
Proteins encoded in this window:
- the LOC130903898 gene encoding potassium/sodium hyperpolarization-activated cyclic nucleotide-gated channel 2-like, whose product is MFKRNSRRHIVVSGPKNLHKIHSATKSGIKKTFLNYGHDCTLEGISDDYDIEYAPGDSLLARFRRWLVRMRVVSETSKLYTHHLRSFGAISAERRRQLKFYPYAIHPFSLGRIVWAGIMMVVILYQFVITSFLYILFDFRDPNFSFDPILNIFRLFFDSFLILNVLMNFFTGFYDEPMQKVMLDFPSIFKHYLRTNLIPDVLSSFPTYVDIFYKMNTKQMAIILWITIFRFLLIRTFTAYSKILANYFQINHFNYMTAMVIVYTILFWHVMCCVIEFIRSNIVYYNRFEAFYDTSETGYHLNDVAWIKYINSLHHKSLLLYNSGYGKTIPKTELEIILIYFVWYGSSLFCIYILAMIMEINTGKTSSALKYDAMERQLKEYMRHKQLPTQMRARILTYYEFKFQKKYFRENEILSTISEQLRQEMNMHACKKLVENVTFFRNLPLNLLVRIISCLKIEVFLVNDVIIRANTPGVSMYFISTGTVAIYTKSGKEVCHLEDGAHFGEIALLIKNTFRIASVVAVEVSEIYRLDQKDFVKAINPYPDLLANIQHIAEERMEVTSMLDEYNKREITSQRRDIL